The Miscanthus floridulus cultivar M001 chromosome 7, ASM1932011v1, whole genome shotgun sequence genome includes a region encoding these proteins:
- the LOC136467232 gene encoding uncharacterized protein translates to MLQFPALMRQWPSPPLIPASTLLPVPATSQEDELLLAMAESDLEDKLNEIRKTNSHLVIIGKPSGDTKEEYDAEVEDDDADNVEESDGDDFDQETG, encoded by the exons ATGCTGCAGTTCCCGGCGCTGATGCGGCAgtggccgtcgccgccgctgaTCCCGGCGTCCACGCTGCTCCCCGTGCCGGCCACCTCCCAGGAGGACGAGCTCCTCCTCGCCATGGCCGAGTCCGACCTCGAGGACAAG CTGAACGAGATCCGGAAGACCAACAGCCACCTGGTTATCATTGGGAAGCCCTCGGGCGATACCAAGGAGGAGTACGACGCTGAGGTGGAGGACGACGATGCAGACAACGTCGAGGAGTCCGACGGCGACGACTTCGACCAGGAGACCGGTTGA
- the LOC136463715 gene encoding plant intracellular Ras-group-related LRR protein 2-like, translated as MDPTPQSHPILNYVLSRLPSLPAVRTPRSPRERDLEQPSPRTPSGAAEIDLVGRMPGLRHPSVLSAMTRAVADVASARDAINLLGPRPDHEQVDASRELLLLADAGDKADADAEDKAKELDEEKLAASREVVRLDEEHEAYGALLRDAEEKLEHVYRMAMHGRDIKEAGGGDAKGEEGSGAVDEEVVRVLKDAEEGKVVERVNLADRQLRLLPEPVGRIRGLLALDVSRNQLKDVPDAIGGLEHLEELRLASNDLVSLPDSIGLLSNLKILDVSGNRLRVLPDTISKCRSLVELDASYNALAYLPTGIGHELVHLQTLRVHLNKLRSLPSSVCEMRSLRLLDAHFNELHGLPAAIGQLSALETLDLSSNFSDMRDLPPSFGDLAGLRELDLSNNQIRALPDCFGRLDKLERLRLDQNPLAVPPPEVVADGVVAVNEYMARRWAEAVAEEEQRRASAAAVAESPRVSTPREWLTRSVSSLSTWAVKVVGQDNVDEEDEFLQQQF; from the exons atgGATCCGACGCCGCAGTCACACCCGATCCTCAACTACGTGCTCTCCCGCCTTCCCTCGCTGCCCGCGGTGAGGACGCCGCGGTCCCCGCGCGAGCGGGACCTCGAGCAGCCGTCCCCGCGCACGCCGTCGGGCGCCGCGGAGATCGACCTGGTGGGGCGCATGCCGGGCCTGCGCCACCCGTCCGTGCTCTCCGCCATGACCCGCGCCGTCGCCGACGTCGCCTCGGCCCGTGACGCGATCAACCTCCTGGGGCCCCGGCCCGACCACGAGCAAGTCGACGCCTCCCgcgagctcctcctcctcgccgacgCCGGGGACAAGGCGGACGCCGACGCGGAGGATAAGGCGAAGGAGCTCGACGAGGAGAAGCTGGCCGCGAGCCGGGAGGTGGTGCGGCTGGACGAGGAGCACGAGGCGTACGGCGCCCTGCTGCGGGACGCGGAGGAGAAGCTGGAGCACGTGTACCGGATGGCGATGCACGGGAGGGACATCAAGGAGGCGGGCGGCGGTGATGCCAAAGGGGAAGAGGGGTCCGGGGCGGTCGATGAGGAGGTGGTGCGGGTGCTCAAGGACGCGGAGGAAGGGAAGGTGGTGGAGCGGGTGAACCTCGCCGACCGGCAGCTGCGCCTACTGCCGGAGCCCGTCGGCCGGATCCGCGGCCTCCTCGCGCTCGACGTCTCCCGCAACCAGCTGAAG GACGTTCCCGATGCTATTGGTGGGCTCGAACACCTGGAAGAGCTCCGTCTCGCTTCCAACGACTTGGTTTCTCTCCCAGACTCCATTGGCCTTCTATCCAACCTCAAGATCCTCGATGTTTCCGGCAACAGGCTGAGGGTTCTGCCCGACACCATCTCGAAATGCAG ATCCCTGGTGGAGCTGGACGCGAGCTACAACGCCCTGGCATACCTCCCGACAGGCATCGGGCACGAGCTGGTGCACCTGCAGACGCTGCGCGTGCACCTCAACAAGCTGCGCTCCCTGCCGTCGTCGGTCTGCGAGATGCGATCGCTGCGCCTCCTGGACGCGCACTTCAACGAGCTCCACGGCCTACCGGCCGCCATCGGCCAGCTGTCCGCGCTGGAGACGCTGGACCTGAGCAGCAACTTCAGCGACATGCGGGACCTGCCGCCATCGTTCGGCGACCTAGCGGGCCTGCGCGAGCTGGACCTGAGCAACAACCAGATCCGTGCGCTGCCGGACTGCTTCGGCCGGCTCGACAAGCTGGAGAGACTCCGCCTGGACCAGAACCCGCTCGCCGTGCCGCCCCCCGAGGTGGTCGCCGACGGCGTCGTCGCGGTGAACGAGTACATGGCGAGGCGGTGGGCCGAGGCCGTCGCCGAGGAGGAGCAGCGGCGCGCGAGCGCAGCCGCCGTGGCGGAGAGCCCTAGGGTGTCCACGCCCAGGGAGTGGCTGACGCGGAGCGTATCTTCGCTGAGCACCTGGGCGGTGAAGGTTGTCGGGCAGGACAACGTGGACGAGGAGGACGAGTTCCTGCAGCAGCAGTTCTGA